In the Arachis stenosperma cultivar V10309 chromosome 8, arast.V10309.gnm1.PFL2, whole genome shotgun sequence genome, ACTTCCTTCTAGTAACCATCGGCTTTATACAATTGAGAGTTATTGGCTGAACACGGAATCACTCTGCTATGACTGAATCTGCGATACACTATTATGGGAAACTCACATTTCAAGGCTGTAATCAACTCTTACTCCCAACTTTGACTACGAAACCTCTCATTCTTGGCGCATTCTACCTGGCCATTGAAGAGATGTATTTAATTAGAGGGggaaaaagtaaagaaaatgaCAATAAGCCATCTTTCACATACAGTAACAATAGTACAATACAACGGGTTGGTATCACTCTCTTTGTTGGTATTCACTGTTAGGCAATGTTTGGTCGGATTGACGAGagagaaatgaaaaaaaaaaatctccaCATCTTGTAAATGAGAAATATAGAAAAGAATAATGAATGTGCCATGACATAGAAAATTCTTGTATTTTATACACTACCAAAAAGTCTGGGACACTGGCGACAAAACATTACTCTTGACTCTTGAGACCACCAATGTTATAAGCGGGCAGCATCCTCCCCTCAAAAGGTTCAAAATTCGCTGTAATTTCATAATTTGGCTGTTTTCTTGTTTATTGTGGAagtatttgttttctttcaaatattgtgatttatatttaaatatctaactCCTGAATTACTCTTAATTTTAATTGATGTTGTGTCAGACAGACAGAAACACGGGACATAGCTATCAATTATGGAAGGAAGGAAAAGTTCCCATGAATATTACCAAATGCATAAATggcacaaaatttcaacaaaACGACAACTTAACTATGCAGCACCTACTCTACTGTGCGTTTGAATAGGGAAAAAGCTTACCTGAAAAGCCTTTAACAGAGAATAGCAACGTTTTTGTTCACCCACAGCCGCAGCATACCTATTCTTAATATCATTACGTACTCTCTCCTCTTCTTCAAGCCCTAATTGAACCTTATCTAGCTTCTGCATATATGAATGTAATACTTGAAGTTAAACCTCTCGATCATGGGAAGTAAATCTAATGATTGAATAAAAGGTATAGCCAGATTAAAAGAAAATTCACAATCTAACTTTTTTGGGTATAAACCAAAGGGAAATGCACCATTATGTTCAAGCTATGAAAAACCACACCATGGTTGGACCAGGCCTCGCATCAGAAATTTCTAAGCAACCTTTGTAGCTGCCACAAAATGACGAGGTTTCCATTCGTACACCATGATGCTAAACATGCCAACTCAGCTCACCGTAAACAAAGATAAACCTAAGGGCTAATGTAAATCACGAATTGAAATTTGGGGGTCCGTAGGCTCACTTGAAATTTCAGGGTCAATTTGAAGCACGATGCAAATTTCAGGGGACATTTTGGGTATTCACTTAGAAATAGTTCTTTGAATAATTTTGCAAAGGACATATAGGTctctaaagaaaaagaagtatcAAATAAATCCTTGAAAAAAGTTTGTGATGGACTTAGGCccctaagaaaaaaaaagtactaATTAAGTCTCTGAAAAAATTACAATGCTGGACATATATTTCATCCTTTTGTTAGATACCTATAAATCTAGTACTACAATTTTCTTGGGACTTGATACCTTTTTTCCTTTACGAACTTATAAGTTCACCACAAAAATTTCACTTATTTGGTAACTCTTTTTTCTGTAAAAGCTAATAAATCTATTACAAAATTTTTCAGGGACCTACCTGTCCTATATTACTCTCTATTTTCATTGTCTCCACAAAATTCTCATTAGATTAAATATcaacttaaaatatttattaccAAAACACTAATGAACAGGACTTAATTAGCAATCCATGCCAACAGACGAATACAACTTTGATATTGTATGCCTTTTAAAACAGCTTCTAACAGTTGATTGTGAAGTTTCAATTAAAATGTCAATAGAGCTTTTTTGTAACTTCATAAAAAAATGCTTGCAAAAAAATGGCAATTAATAAGCCCAAGTTGCTTCTAAAAGCTTCTGCAGttactaaataaattaataaaaggtAATGCAAATTTTTTCAAGGCTGCAGAAACACTATATGAATATTCGACCTTTTTAAGTTCAATAGTTAAATTTAACATGTTTATAAGGCAGCGTAACTAAGGAAATTAAGTTCAGCATGCTGACGCAAAATTTCTAGTGGGAAAAAGGATTTAATATCCCCAGTACAGCATAAACAGACAAGGATCTTTATACAATATGATAGTGATACAGGGACacatcatgcaataaagatctCATGCTGCAGTTAAccatttaaaatttatcatttaTGCATGACAGAAAATAGTATTACCTGTTGACTGCCCTTGACAATTCCTTCCATGGAATGAACAAGTTTTGCACGACCATCCATACTACTGAAGGCCTCTTGAAACTgcagttaattaaaaaaaatacagaaaCCAAAACTTGTTCGGATAACATTAACAAAAATATGCTTTGGTCTTAACAAGTAAGATGACTAATGTTAGATTAAACAACTCTAGTTATCTTCCAACGCTACAGCCTTCGAGTTTATAAAGCCTCATGAGACAATATTCTATAGAAGCTCATTGACATAAAAAATTTCTTAGAATTTCCAAACCCAAAGTATACTAAGATATTTTCCTCTGTTAGCACCAAAATTTATAACGCACGTTGCACAATTTGATAGCTAAATGGTAGCAAGTGCTCACTATTCATATACATCTAAAATAATGAGATTTTAACACTAATAATTGTTCTAATAACCCATAATAGAGTCAAATAGAGAATAAGTATAAATTTTGTGATAGAATAATATGGTATTGCTTGACCCATGTAACTAACCCTAATTAATGGGACAAGGTTAGTTatattgttgttattgttgatttCATACAGTTGCATAAAGAACCCAACGGTCATAGTACACAGCAGAAGAAAAGATGCAGATCACTTATTCTTCATATCAAATTACTACAGTTATTAATGCAGCTTAAGTTCTAGTTTTACCATAGATGATATTTGAGCTAAAAGAAACACTAAGGATAGTGCAATAAGACAAAATGCAAAAGGTCTAACAAGATGAAATGAAATATCAATAAGAGTAAAACACGaagaacaacaaaaataaaaagcaaggCCATAACATGTGACAGCAGAGCATATATACAAGCAGAAAAATAGTAGACAAGGTACAAAATTTGTGAATTTAACTTGTTTAAGAGAGAAAATCACACAAGAATCATCAAAGcaaatattaagaaaaaaaaaatgtaccCCATGCTCTAAATTCTCCAACAAGTACCTGTGAAATGATTGAATTCAATAAGGATGTTTCCTTTAGCATCAATTCTTTAATTTCCAAAAGAGCATTGTAGGTACAATAGTATTTACGGGTTTGTCGATGTTTTCCCTGTACATTGCAAATACCATACAATCAAGAACAATTAGAACTAGCGCATATATGATTGGATAGGTaacaaatgaaaaaaattactCTCCCAATAAGAGTTTAATATAAAAGAATCTATGAACCTGGATTTGAGCATACAGTTCTGAGAGCCGGCGTTCATACCTGCACCAAGCCACCAACACAAAGAAGAGACATCaagtaaataatatattttgagGAACTAGTTTCGACATTCTCATGTAGCCAATCCTATCAACATGCATGGAATTACTTACCCACACTCAATCTCTACAGTTAATGTCTTTATCATCTTATTTTGTATTACATGCACATAAATAGCAGGGAGATAATTCCAACatgaataaatatatttttgagaCTACCAGGCTTAGTTTAAATGATTGATGCAAACATTGTGATCTAATAAGAACGAAAAGAAGAATAATACAAAACAATTTTTCATTGAATTGTAACCATTGTGATCTCTTTTATGTCCTGGAAAGAAACCTTCCTAAGTAGTTTTGGAAACAAGAAAACCAGGAAAATATTAAACATCATTCAGCAAATAGCCAAATACTTCTACAATGACAATggagataatttaaaaaattgaaaggtGAAACTGTGAATGAACACGCATACTGGTTGATCTCTGACTGGCATGGTAAGTCATCGATCTGTCGTCTCATTGCCAGAATATCCCTCAGCCTAGCAGCAAGTTGCTAACAGAAAGGAACACAGAGTTTATGTTAATTGGAAGAGGGGCACAAGCAAGGATGTCACAaaaccaaagatcaaaacaGATCAGGAAGCAGGTCCACGTGCAAAAAGTAGTTTACCTTTTTCTCCAAATGAACTTTTTCATGTAATTCACTTATAGAATGATGTAGCCCATCCGAGAGGCTCTTGCTATCACAATCATTTGCTATTTTGGCCTCTAATTCATTGATCTCAGCTAGAAGTTCTGAATGTTCAGAATCACAATTAGACTGAAAGTGGTCTTCCTGCCTTTCAAGATCCTGCAAAAGAGGGAATAACATAAGCAACACAAAAATCATGAATGAGTTGAATTATACTGCTGTTTGAAAATTCAAATGTTAAATTAAATTGATCAAGAGAATCACCTTCAAAGACGTCATTAAGGATATGAGCTTCTGTACCAGAGAATCAGCACCATCCTTGTTGATTCGGTTTCGTATATGATCTAACTGTTCCAAAACATTTGTCTTCCTGTGTTTCTGCAGTACAATATAAGAAGCAAAATAATAGCAAAGATGAATAAACACATGCAGAACATAGATGTCTATATTTAACACAGAATCTAGGGGGAAAATGGAAGTGGATTATTGATCATCAATTTCTATAAACCTTAACCAGCGTAGAAAACTAACAATCAAGTAAGATTACAGAAAAGCGGTGGGGGCACTCATAGAGGAACCCAGTTCACGTTTAAAATCACAGCCATCTCACCAACCAGTTCATCCAAGTTTTCAGTCAATGTCTTTATGGAAATTTCTGCTTTCTCTAACTCCTTGTCGAGCCCCCACAGTGACTGTTCATCCCCTTGAACAACATGTTCAGAGTGAACCTAGGGTACCATAGGATACCAAAAGTAAGCACCGTGTTAAAACATATGATAGCACAAGATAAATGCAAAGCAATATAGCAAGGCATACTAAAAACTCAGAATAACTGAAACAGCATGCTGAACCGCTAGCTTACATCtcgttttaatttttaaaaataaaaaataaaaaaaggtagATATAACCAACCCTTTCATCAACCAGTGTTATCAGGGTGAGTTATTGACATTTGATTTGGCCTATTATGTTTTTCAAGATCACATTCACATCATAAATCCAAAATACCAAAAGAGCGTTAATATTAGGATGCGTTATTTGCTAATTGTCTATTATGATAGTTGTTATACTGGTCACAACACATGGTTAATTGATTTTCTTGTATCAGTTTGCTGGTTAGCTATTCCAAAGCAAACACACTCTGTATGTTCTTCTATACCTTCAAATCAATTCATGTTTCTCTGTTTCTTTTCTCATCAATCACAAAATTAAGTCAATACTCGATATATGTCCTAGTTCCAACAACCTCATCTTTAAGCCTTTCACCACCTTATGAGATACACAAAGGCAATAGtcatagtttatttttctcagcCGAATCTTGACTGTCCCCAAAGGCTTTTTCTGATGCAGATTGTGCAATTGCCTGGGTACTAGGAGATCTATGACTAGCTAAGCAACCATCTCTTCCTTGTCCCCCTGTTGAAGCTGAATATTGGGCTTTGGCAACTATGGTGAATGAAGTTTATTGGCCGGTAAATTTGCGGAAGAATCATGGTGTTGATGTTGGTTTAACTTATGGTCTTTTGTGATAACCAGACAGCCACTCATCTCTCAACCAACTTTACATTTCAGGAATGCTCCAAGCATGTGGAGATTGATAACCATTCCATCCAAAATGGTTGCTTATATGTTGCACAAAGCTAGTTCAAGTCAAGTGTCATTATCAACAGGCAAATTCACTCACTACACCAGTGACAGATGCACAGTTCCATGGTCTCATTCTTCAGTTGGGTGCTCTCAATATCTGTGATCCAACTTGAGAAGTATTAGGATAAGTTATTGTCATATTCTGTCATGGTAATCAATAGCTGTTAAGTCAGTTACACCAGATGGTTAGTTAGCTTCCATCAGTTTGGTTATCGGCTTTTCCTGCGAATACACTATATATTATTCGTTTATATCAAATGGGTAAAATATACATTTTGTTCTTGAAGTTTGCCAACACTTTCAAAAAGAtccctaaattttattttgttccaattttgtcccaaaagttttttatttgtatcaaatataccATTGGCAGGTAATTTTTCAAGAAACTTAGGACCAATTCAGCAACAACTTCACAAGTTCCACACAACTTCAGATTAGCATATTAGAACAGAAATGTTTCTTAAAACTAAAAAGCCTGTTTATTTTATcacttttaatttcaaaaaacaaaaaattaatttctatgCACTTAAACCCAATTAAATTGTATAAAAGTTTCAAATCAACATAGAAAACTACATACTACAATAACAATCTATCATAATTTCTGACTTGTAGTTTTTTTCTGGTTGAGAGTGTACAACCTTTTTATACTATAAGTGCATAGTAACTAATCTCTTAAACAAAtacatacaaaaaatttaaataactgAAGGaagaaacttttttttttaagtccAATAATAACAAAGAGTGGAATCCGAAGTCCAAACATGCTACAAATAGTAAAAATcttagagtaaagtatcgtttttgtcctcaACATTTGGGATTAGTCCTATTTGTGTCcttaacgtttaaatcgtcatATTTGTATCTctaacgtttataaaagtgattcaatgttatcctactatcaattatactaacaaatcagattatatttttcaattattctcacttggatatattcattctcaattaggtctcacttggatgtgttcgattttaatattatacccactattttgtgtttagattcaattatgtccctaaaaaagtgaattatgtaaatgtCGTAGAaattagtttcaacttttgatgagcTATTTTTCGGAGTTGATCATCGATTTTATACCAgacatttgtattctaacttcaagaagagatttttaaaattcaaactaAAGTGTTCATGATGTATAATTGAtagtaggataacattgaatcacttttacaaatGTTAGATATACAAATAGGATGATTTAAACTTAGGGACACAAATCTATACTTTACTCAAAAATCTTATACCATACCTCACCAGGTTCTTGTGTTGATCGAACACGTAGCGTAAGCCATTGCACTACAGGAAGAATAGCTTCAGTATCAAGATCTCGAACATGAGAGGATCGAAGATAGTGCGGGCATCCTACTGATCTCAGAGCTTCCTCAATGAACTCTGCATTGTCACCACCTCTGGAATACGAGACAATCAATAATCACTGTTACTAGGAACAATTCACAAAATTGAAATGTAAGAGCGCatgaatcaaaagaaaaatgacATAAATAAATACAGAGGGAGTTAGTGAGATTGAATTTGAACGCCAAAAGATGAAACCCTAAGCAGTTGCAAGGTTTGATAGAGATACTCGCGTTATGGTGGAATAAGAGGCGTCCAGGGAGGCGAAGCACCAGAAAAGGCCGTGGGCGATTTTGTGAGACGGCGGCGAGTCAGAGTTTACGGCTTCAACGTAACCGGCGGAGAAAAAGAGATCTAGAATCTGGTGAAGAATGGAGGAGTCTTCGTTGTCTTCCATGCTGCTTCGTTCGACTCTCGCCGGAGCCGCTAATGAATGACGGGAGTGACTGTTCTTGTCTTGTTGATGTAGTAAGTACTAAGTAGTAACAactgttgtaaaataaataaataaatatggaagagataataaatataaaagtataattataTAACTCTAATAGTAATATTTATCATAATTATTATCACAATATAATAGATatgattaatatatttatttaatattataataagaTATATGAAGAGAGAGAATAGTAATTAGTAATacgaaagagagaaaaaaaaaagattattatTGCTTGTGTATAAGGAGAGAGAATAGTATTTGTTGTTATGTATCAACGGAGGCTTAACCTCCTATTTATAGGCATACAGAaagaatatttttaacatttattaatttTCATTCTCTCTTGAGAATGTAAGCCTCATATAGAAAATATGCATCATCGTTCGATTCTTATTATAACACTTCTTCTTAGATGACCATTTAAGATTATTGACTCGTTAAAATATTACTAAAGAAAAACTCAGTAAAAAAAAtcttagtgaaaaaaaaagagtacaatattcTTTAGTGATGAGGACtacctcattaaaaaccttgtcaaaaaaaacccaatggaaaaaaaacctgaccaaagaaaaaagagtacagtcttcTCTTCTTGTCGACATCAGTTGatgtctcgaaatcggcgcatcccaatctcatgtaccaatctttcaaaggaggattttgggagtgactttgtaaataaatctgccagattgttatttgagcggatctgttggacatcaattgtcccttgattttgaagatcatgagtgaaaaagaatttggga is a window encoding:
- the LOC130946648 gene encoding uncharacterized protein LOC130946648; translated protein: MEDNEDSSILHQILDLFFSAGYVEAVNSDSPPSHKIAHGLFWCFASLDASYSTITGGDNAEFIEEALRSVGCPHYLRSSHVRDLDTEAILPVVQWLTLRVRSTQEPGEVHSEHVVQGDEQSLWGLDKELEKAEISIKTLTENLDELKHRKTNVLEQLDHIRNRINKDGADSLVQKLISLMTSLKDLERQEDHFQSNCDSEHSELLAEINELEAKIANDCDSKSLSDGLHHSISELHEKVHLEKKQLAARLRDILAMRRQIDDLPCQSEINQYERRLSELYAQIQGKHRQTRKYYCTYNALLEIKELMLKETSLLNSIISQFQEAFSSMDGRAKLVHSMEGIVKGSQQKLDKVQLGLEEEERVRNDIKNRYAAAVGEQKRCYSLLKAFQVECAKNERFRSQSWE